GCCGGCACCCTGCCGAGCGGCATGGCGATCACGGACGCCAAGGGACGTTTTTCACTGACTGGCGTGCAACCCGGCAAGCTGGACGTCGAGGCTTACGCGCCGGACGTCGGCCGCGGTTTCGTGCGCGCCGTATTGGTTCAGTCCGGGCGCGAGACCACCGGCATCACCCTGCGCCTGACCCATGCCGCCGGCGACGACGACCCGACGGTGAGCGGGAGTGTTGCCGTCACGCTCGGTGAGCGCGGTGACGGCGACGAGCTCGACGTCGTGATCGTACACGTCGCCGATGGCAGCGAGGCGGAGCGCTCGGGGCTCGCCGGTGGGGACGTGTTGCTGAGCGTGGACGGTCGCGACGTGGTCGACATGCGCGACGCTCGCACCCGGATGAGCGGGCCCATCAACAGTGACGTGGTGATCGAGATCGACCGCGCCGGAAAGACGACCAAGCTCCGAATCAGCCGGGAACAGGTGCGCCGCTGAGCGCCGCTACTTGAGCTTGGCGCTGAACTCGAGCTCGATCGGGGCTTCTTTGGCCACCTTCTGCCCGAGGTCCGACAGCGTCTTCTGGGCCAGCTTGCCGAACAACTCACGCGGCTTGACGTCGTGCTCCTCGAGCCCGACCACGACCGGCGCGAGTGTCTTGATGCTCACGCTGACGGCCTTGTCTCCTTCGTACTTGAAGACGGCCTCGATCTTGGCCGTCTTCCGCACCTTGCGCTGATGCAAGCGGAACTCGCCCTCGACCGTTGCGGTGAGCTTGCGCTCGGCGCCAGTCAACTTGCTCAGGTCGGTGGCGGAGGCGTCCGCGACCTTGTCGATCTTGAACTCCACCCAGCGATTCAGCTCGCGCTGGTCTGCCGGTGCGTCGGACGCGATCTCGAGCCACGCGCGGGCGTGTTCGTTCTGCTTTTCGCTCTTCGTTCGTTCACCGAACTCGCCGTTCTCGTCCGCGCGTTTCTGCTGGTAGAGGGTCAACTTGTCGAGGTCGATCTGGATCAACGCCGTGGTCTTCGTGATGTCCGTCGGGTCGACGAAGATCTGGCCTTTGGTCGAGTCGGCGGCTTCACCGGAGATCTTCTCGACCGGTGCGTTCATCAAGAACGACACCTTGCTGCCCGAGCCCTGGATCTCGAAAGCGATCGCCTTGTCACTCTTCGCCGCGGCGGGTGCCAGGGCAGTGGAGCTCGGAGCAAGCCCCGGAGCTGGTTTGTTGTCACAACCCGACAGCGCGAGACCGAGCGAGACGCTGAACAGAGAAACGGTGCTGATGAGTCGCATGACCCTCCTATCGAGTGTTTGTAGTACGGCGCGCGCCAGCATCAGTTTCAAGCGGCGCCAACCCGCCATTTTTCCAGGGAAAATCTGGGCGAGCTCACGGGGCCAGCAGCGCGGCCCCGCGGCCGGGTAGCGAAATCGAGAGTTTGCCGGCGTTCACCGTCACGCTTGCTCCGCCGAGCCGATCCGTCAGCAGCGTGCCGTTCGACAGCGGCAACGTCAGCGGCAGGCTGACCTCGGTGGTGGTTGGATTTGCGTCGCGTGACAGGGCAACGATGGCGACCTTGCCGTCCTTCGTCTCTCGCGCGTACGCCAAGACGGTCTCGGTTGCGTACAGGCTGCGATAGGCTCCGCGCCGCAGCGCGACCAACTCCTTGCGGGCTGTCCCCAGCTTGCGCACGCGATCGAGCACGCCGCTCTCGTTCGCCGAGAGCGTGCCGTCGCCGCGCCAGAAGGTGCGGTTGCCCGGATCGGCTCCGCCCCATTCGCCGTACTCGTCGCCGTAGTAGAGCAGCGGGGCGCCCGGCAGACCCAGGAGCCAGGACAGGGCGAGCGCGTGGCGGGCGTACGGCTCGGCGTCGGGCGGAGGACCGGCCACGTCGTTCCACTGATTGCCGGGGATGCCTTTGTCGTAGCCGGGTTGACCGCGGTAGGTCGCGAGTGTGACGAAGCGCGACGAGTCGTGGCTGCCGATGAAGGGTGTCATCACGGATCCGGCGGGATACTGGATCTGGCTCTGCTCCACCCAGTAATTGGCGTGCAAGAAGCCCTTCTCGTCGTAGGCAAACACCCGGTACGGGACGCCATGATAGAGCACGAAGTCGAACTGCCCATCCAGCGCGTACGGCCCAATGTACTGACTGATGGTGCCGTACTGCCCGATGTTGCAGTCGATGCCGCAGTCGCTCCAGCCCATCGCGGTCTCGCCCATCAAGAAGTACGGTGTCCCCCCTGGCTCCATCTCTTCCTTGATGCGGGTCGAGAGGTTGCGGATCGCCAGATCTTCGACGTGTTTGACCGCGTCCACCCGCAGCCCGTCCAGATCCAGCTCGTCCAGCCACCAGATGGCGTCGCCCACGAACTGCTCGGCGGCTTCGGGCACGGTCCAGTTCACGTCGGGTAGATAGGGCGTGAACAAACACTCCAGGCGTTTGGCGGTCCAGTCGCAGTCCGTCGTGCCGCAGACACAGCCGGTGCGAAACCAGTCCGGGTGTTGTTGGTAGTATTCGTGATCTTGGTGCACGTGGTTCGCCACGTAGTCCATCAGCACGCGGATGCCGTGGTTGTGCGCCTCCTGCACCATGGCCTCCAGGGCCTTCTTGCCGCCAATGCGCGCGTCGACCTCCCGCGCCTTGATCGGCCAGTAGCCGTGGTAGCCGGTCACCATGTGGTAGTTGTCGGAGGCGAGGTAGGCGCCGGCGGGGTTCTGCTGGAACGGCGTCAGCCACAGCGCTCGCACGCCGAGTTTATCCAGGGTTCCATCGGCGATCTTCTGGCGCACACCCTCCAGATCGCCGCCCTGGAAATCACCGCGTGGGTCCTGAACACCGCTCGTCTTCGGGGCGTCGTTGGTCTTGTCCCCGTTCTTGAAGCGGTCCGTCATGATCATGTAGATGAGCGCGTCGGACCACTCGAAGCGCTCGGCCTCGATCCAGAACACCAGCCGTAGCGGCTCGGAGAGTTTGCCGGCCGTGTCCGCGAACTGCAGGCTCAGCGAGTATTTCCCATCCGTCAGGCCGCTGAGTGACACCGAGAGGTTTGCCCCGGCGGCGCTCACCTGCTTCTTCACGTCGTCGCTGACGCCGTGGTGTCTGAGGGTCGCCTTCACGCTCGCAACATCGAGTGGCTTGGCGGACAGCCCTTCGATGAACGCGAGCTTGGCGGCGTAGGTTCCTGCGCCGGCGCTCGGTCGAGTCGTCGTGCTGGTCTCCACTTTTGCGCTGGGCAAGCTGCAGTCCCGCACTCGCACCGCGGAGTTCTCGGTGCCATCCACGTATTTGCGGTAACCCTGGCCCGCGTCGAGCACCCAGTCTTTCCCGTTGAGGATCAGCTTGTAACCCCAGAGTCCGGGCGCCAGAGCCACGCTGCCGGTGAACGCGCCGCTTGCGTCCGGTCCGCTGAGCTTGGTGGCCTTGGTTTGGTCGAAGCCCGTCCACTGTCCCGCAACCTCGACACTGGTGACCGCGACGCCAGCCTCGGGTTTGAAGTGGAACTCCGCCTTGCAGAGAATGTTGCTGGTGCTGCCACCGCTGCCGCCGCTGCCACCGCTGCCACCGGTTGTGTTCGTGCCGCCGCTGCCACCGCCACCGCCGGCGCCGCCGAACGCAGGTTTCTGTTCCGCAGCGTCGTCGGCGCAGCTCGCCGTACCCAACAGTGCCAGCGCTGCGAGGGTGAGTCCGAGCCCGAGGTACGTGAATCGCCGCATGCCTTCGGGAACGAGCCTAGCTCGAAACCCGAGGTGGGGTCAGGGTGACCGGCGTCGGATGCGCCGGAGGGCGAGTGCTCCGAGCCCGAGAAAGAGCATGCAAACCGCGCTCTCGCTGGTGCGGGCCGCTCTGCAGCCACAACCCGCGTCGTCCTCGGAGCCGTTGCTGGTCTTGCCGCCCGTTCCACCCGTCGCGCCGCCACCACCTGCGCTGCCGCTGCTGCCCGCAGCTCCACCCGAACTCGCCCCGCCGCTGCCGCCACTGCCGCCCGTCTCCAGCGCGTACTGTCCGCAGGGCATCGGCTTTGCACCCGCCATGCGATTGAGCAGCGCCAAGGTGTAAGCGCCGGCGCCGAAGCCGACCATGGGCATCTCGCCTTTGTAGTCCGCGGTAGCGGCGTCGTGCAGCTCGGAGATCAGGCCGAAGTTCTCGGTGCCTTGATTCGTGACCCAGCCGAGAGCGTCGGCGGTGTCTGCGTGCCCCGCCAGGCGCATGACATCGACCGTGCGCAGATCGACGAACACCCACTCCTGGCTGTCGTACCAGCCGCCGTCATCGTTGCGCATGAAACCACGCCCGCTCGCCGGCACGAGCTTGGCTTGCATCGCGGCCAGCGTGGCGGTCGCAGCCTTGCCCTTCGGATCGATCAAGCCGAAGCCCACGGCCTCGATGGCTGCGGCGTCCAGAAATCCCGTGCCGGCCGCCAGGTCTTCGCTGCTCTGCGCGAGGGTGCCGTCGGGCGCCGAGAGCTGGCTGATGAGCGCCGCCTGCGCTTTTTTTCCCGCGCTCAGGTACGCGCTCGCGCGGGTCGAGTCCCCGACCAGCTCTGCGAGCTTCGCGGCCGAGCAGAGGCCGTTGGCCGCGGTGAGGGTCGTGTACGCAAAGTGCTTCTGTTGACCGTTCCAGTGCACTTCCCAGATCGAGGAGTCCGCCGCGATGAGCCCGCTCGGCTCCTGGAGCTTAACCAGGACGTCGCCGACCTTCTCACTCACCGTCGGCCACCAGGCCTTCAAGCTGGTCTCGTCCTTGGTCGCGGCCACGTATTCCGCAAGCTCCCACAGGAACAGACCGAAGCCGTCGTATTCGATGTTGGGGCCGTTCTCGTTTTCGTCCGTCTCTTCGACTCCGTCACCGAAGTAGCGCGTGATCGAGATCTGATACGGCTGGCCCACGAAGTTCTGATACTTGCCCGAGTCCGCGCCGAGCTGAAACTCGATCGCACGCTTGGCTTCGCTCGTGTGTCCGCCCTTTGCTAGTGCTGCGGTCGCGTACGCCATGTCGCGCACCCACGAGATGTTCCAGTTGCCCGGCGGCAAGCTCGCCAGGATCTGCCCTTCACCCTTGCCGGGCTCGCGCACCTGACCCATGCGCAAGATCGCCTGCTGCTGTTCGTAGAGTGAGGATTCGAGAGCGCTGAGCCCGCTCGGTTTGTTCGTGTGCCAGCTCGCCCACGCCGCCTTCTCTGCCGCGAGGACTTGATCTGGGGTTTTGCTGCCCAGCCACTGTTTCACCGCATCGATGCGGGGCGCCGCGTTGTTCGCGGCGTCGAGCACGACAAACGTGCCCGCCCAGGCGGTGCTCCCGAGTGCGAGATTTCCGAGGCTGAACTGCAGCCCCGCCGCGGCGTCATCGAACGTGCCGCCCGTTCCGGCGTTGTCGCTCAGGTTCTGACCCGCGGTCAGCGCCGAAAAGGGATTGTCCGGGCTCGCGCTGTGGTGGGCCGCCGTTCCGATGCCGCCGTACCCGAGGGTCAGACCACTCGGCCCCCACTCCAGGAAGGCTGCGCGGGTGGCGTCCCAGGAAATCGTCTCTTGGCCCGCGCCAGGCTCGGGCGCACCCGCGCCGAGGTGAAAGTTGAACAATTGGTACACGTCCACGCTGCCCGAGCCGCTGACGCGCTTGGCGCTCACCAGCGAGACGAACGCGTGCTCCGGTAGATCGATGGGACAGAACAGATACTCGTCGAGCTCGAGCCCGGACGTCACGCGAGAGACATGAATGATGCCGGTGCCGAGCTCGTAGGCGACGTTCGTCGGCACCACGTTCGTCAGCCACGTTCCGGCGCTACCGACCCGAACGCCCGGGTACACGTCGAAGGCCACGTCGCGGGTGGTCGCGCCGTCGCTCTTCTGTCGATACGGGTGCTCCAGGAAGCTGGTGACGCGCCCCTGTGCGATGTCGTAGCCGAGCACCGCCCGCCCGTTCGAGGAGACCAGCTCGTTGGCCGAGCGGTGAGGCTGCACCTTTGGCGGCCCGGCATCGGCGGCATGAACGCCGGGCGCCGTGCAAAGACCCAGCGCGAGCCCGAGCCAGCGGTGCGAGATCCTCACCCTCCGACCGTAGCGCGCTTTTCCTGCGAGCCAACCGGCATCGACAAAATGAAACCGCCGGCGGGGGTCCGCCGGCGGTTGTCACAATCGGTCAGATCTGGATCAAAGACCGCACTCGGTCGCGCACTTGGCCTTCGCACAAGTCGCAACCGCGCCGAAAACGGCGACGCCGGTCGGGTTGTCGTTGAGGCACTTCTCGGTGCAGGGGTCGTCGGTGCAAGCCGCAACGCAGGTGAGCAGCGTCTTGCAGTTGGTGTCGGCTTCGCAAGCCGCAACTTCGCTTGCGCATTGCGTGCCGGTGCAGGTCTCGCAATCCGCTCCCGTGCCGCCAGCCGCGCCGCCGGTTGCCATGCCCGCGCTGCCGCCGGACGCCATGCCGGCGCTGCCGCCGGTTGCGCCACCACCGGTACCACCGGTGCTGCCGCCGCCCGTGCCGCCGCCGCCCGCGCCCGCGCCCGCCGCGCCACCGGTGCCGCTCGAGTCGTCCGAAGAGGTACAAGCTGCCATCGCAGCCAGACCGGCCATCAATCCAAGGATCATCAAGTTCTTCATGTGTGTTTCTCGCTCGCAGGAAGCTCGCCTGCCGACCCCGTGAAAATAGAGATCTGCCCGCGGCCTATCCGCAGGGGGTAGCTCGACAGCTCGATTCGGTCAAGCAAATGCCGGAGTAACCACCCGCAAGTGCTCGGAATCTCGGGCTCTGCGCGGCGTGCCCGGTGGGCACACTCACTCGAGGAACGCGAGCTTGTCCTCGGGTTCTTCGCGCTTGCCCGGGGAGAACACGAAGACCAGCGGGATCAAGCTGATCGCGAATCCCAGGAGACCAACGATTTTGGCGAGCGTGACGAGTCCGGGCTCCATGACGGCGCGATTCATACTCGGCTTGCCCGCGGGCGCAAGAGAGACGCGTCTCCGCCGCGACCGGGATGTGATATCCGCGGCCGAGATGAAACACGGGGTGTGCATTTCCGTGGTGGTGTTCGGGGTGCTCGGTCTCTCCCGCCCGCTGGCGGCCCAGCCGGGTGCGGTGCCGCCGGATCCCAACCCGCCCCCGGGCGTGGGGCCCGCGCCGAGCGAACCCCAGGAGCCGCTTCCGGAGCCCGACGAGCTGCCGAAACCCAAGCCCGCCGCCGAACCCGCCCCTCCCGAGGACGAAGACAATCACCCGATTCCGAAGGGCAAGGTCCCCGTCATGATGGGCCCGGTGAGCGCGTCGGCCCCCAAGCTGACCTATCCGCGCTCGTCGTTCTCGTTCGGGTCCTACGGCCGTGTGGTCGTCGCGAGTGACGGTCGCGGCGGTGAAGGGCGCAACGCGGACGTCGTGGCCTATGGCTCACGCATCGACGAAAGCACGTACGCGGAGCTCGAGCTGCGGCGTGACGACGACTGGAAGAAGGAGCTGTCGTCGCGCATCGTGACGACGCTCGCCATCGGTGGCCCGCTCTTTCATTACGACGGCAAGTTCGAGGCGAAGCTCGCGGTTCGCAACCTGTACCTCGAAGAGCGGGGGATCGGCGACAAGGGCCTGAGCGTGTGGGCAGGCTCGCGCATGTACCGCGGCGACGACATCTACCTCTTGGACTTCTGGCCGCTGGACAACCTGAACACCGTTGGCGGCGGGGTGCGCTTCGACACCCGGGACGGCAAGAGCTTCGTGGCCTGGCACGTCGGCATGAATCGCGCAGACGATCCCTTCCAGTACCAAGTCGAAAAGCGAGCTGCCCCGCAGAACCAGCCGGGCACCAACGACGTCGCCATCCTCGATCGCCCGCGGCTGATCAGCAGCCTCAAGGCCTCGCACATCGTGCCCATGTTCGACGACAAAGGTGGGCTCAAGGCGGTGCTCTACGGTGAGGTCCACCGGTTGCCCTCCGGCGAGCGGGAAGATCAACCAGGCCGCCTGAAGAGTGTGCCCGGCGATAGCGGTACGTTGATCGGTGGGCAAGTCGGCCTCTTCACCGGCGAGCACGACACCTTCGTGAACCTGTTCTTCCGCCACGGTCGCGGGCTCGCGGCCTACGGCGAGCTGGCGACCCCCGAAGGCACCAGCCCCGAGCGCACCGTCGAGGGCGCGACGGAGACGCTGATTGGCCTGTCCGGCAACTGGGAGAGCAACCCCTTTGCCGTGGTGGTCGGCGGGTACTTCCGCTCGTTCCGCGAGCCCACGCCGGAGACCTTCAACTACCACAACGTGGACGAGGGCATCTTCGTCGTGCGCCCCCACGTCTTCCTCGGTGACAACGCGGGCGTGGCCGTCGAAGGGTCGTATCAAGCGCAGCAGCGGGGCGTGCTGAACATTGCCACCAATGCGCCGGTGCACGCCAAACTCTGGCGCTTCGGCATCATCCCCTACCTCTCGCCGGCGGGCGCCGGGGTGTTCAAACGCCCGGTGCTGCGGGCCATCATCGCCTTCACGCAGCGCAACGACGACGCGCGTTCGCTGTATTCCTACGACGACACGTTCGCGCGGCGGAAGACCGAGCAGTTCTTCGGCATTGGTGCCGAGTGGTGGTTCAACTCTTCGAGTTACGGGCAGTGACCATGCAGAAGCACACGAATCTCACCTCGGTCCTCGCGCTCGTCTGCGCTCTGGGCAGCGCCGGTTGCATGGATTTCGAAGGCCTGGACGGCGAGCGCCCCATGACCACGCACGTCGCCGACTGGCGCAACGAGATCGTCTACCAGCTGATGACGGATCGCTTCGCCAACGGCGACTACGCCAACGACTATCGCGTCGTCGAGAACGCGCCGGCGCGGTATCACGGTGGCGACTGGCGCGGCGTCGAAGAGAAACTCGACTACCTCGACGACCTGGGTGTCACCGCGCTCTGGATCTCGCCGATCGTGAAGAACGTCGAGACGGACGCCGGCGTCGATGGGTACCACGGCTACTGGACCCAGGATTTTACGCGGCTGAACCCCCACTTCGGCGATCTGCTGAGCCTGCGTCGCATGATCGACAAGGCCCACGACCGCGGCATGAAGGTGATCCTCGACATTGTCGTCAATCACGTGGGGCAGGCGTTCTATTACGACATCAACCTCAATGGGCAGCCCGACGAACGCGTCGCCGGCACCGGCCCGCTGATCGCACCCAAGCGTGGAGACGGCACACCGACCAGCCCCGTCAGCCACATCAACGAGTACGATCCGGACTACGACCCGCGCGGCGTTCAGGCCTGGACCAGCCTGGGCGAGGCGGGCCCGGCGCCGATCGTGTTCGTCTACGATCCCGAGACGAACCACCTGCCGCCGGAGCCGGCGATCTTCCAGGAGCCGCGGGCCTACCATCGCAAGTGTCGGGTCTGGGACTACAACGTTCCCGAGCAGGTGCAGACCGGGGACTTTCCCGGCGGGCTGAAGGATCTGAACACGGAAGATCCCGAGGTGCGCCAGACGCTCATCGACGTGTTCGTGCGCTGGGTCGAGCTGACGGATCTCGACGGGTTCCGCATCGACACGCTGAAGCACGTCGATCACGAGTTCTGGAAGGTGTTTGCGCCCCAGGTGCGTCAGCGGCTGGCCGCCAAGGGCAAGAACAACTTCTTCATGTTCGGCGAGTCGTTCGACGGCGACGACAAACTCGTCGGCTCGTACACGTTCGGCGACGAGGTCGACAGCGTGTTCTACTTTCCCCAGTATTACACCGCGATCCGTGACGTGTTCCAGCAGGGCGCCGCGACCAAGCAGATCGAGGACCTGTGGAAGAAACGGCTCGACGCCGGCGGCAGCTACGGCTCGGTGCCGCAGCCCGGCGGCATCGGTGTGCCGCCGAACAAGGCGCTGGTGAACTTCCTCGACAACCACGACGTCGGGCGTTTCCTGTTCTTCAAGAACGACACCGCAGCGCTGAACAACGCGCTCTTGTTCCTGTTCACCGAGGACGGCATCCCCTGTGTGTATTACGGCACCGAGCAGGGTTTCTCGGGCGGCAACGACCCGGCGAATCGCGAAGACCTCTGGTGGAGTGGCTACAACCGGCAGAGCTCGCAGTATCAGTGGGTGCAGCGGCTGGCCCGCATCCGCCGCTCGTACCCCGCGCTCACGCACGGGGATCTCAAGGTGACCTGGGCGAGTGACCGGACTGGCAGCGAGTCCGATGCTGGTATCTTCTCCTTCGAGCGCAGCGGTGGCGACGCGGGCAACGGCTACGCGCTCGTGGTGCTGAACACCAACCCCAGCCACGAGAGCTCGAGCGGGTTCAACGGCGCCGGCATGCAGGTCGGTGTGCCCGCCGGCACGCAGCTGGTCAACGTGCTCGACCCGAACGAGAACGTCACGGTCGCCGGCGACGGCACACTGACTGTCGTGGTCCCTGCGACGAGCGGGAAGCTGTTCGTGCGGGCGGGGGAAGTGGTCGCGGGGCTCTGACGGGCGACGGCGATCCGAGGTCGGCCGCCAGGCGCATTCCAGTGGAGCGGGAAGGGCTCGAGCCGGTTCACCGTACAGTGTGGTGAAAAGGACGACTCATGAAAATCCTGGCCACGGTGATCGTTGCGCTCTCGGTTTCAGCTCTCTTTGGCGGGTCCGCCGGTGCTTCCGAAGCGCTCGCATTGGAAGCCGAAGCGCCTCGGGCGGCGGCCGCGGCTCCGGTCACGGATTTGCCGGCAGCCCCCACCGCCGCGACCGCGGAGCCGCTGTACGTGGCCCGGCGCAGCTGCAAGGCCAAGTGTCAACCCGGCGACGACGTGGAGAGCTGCTCCATCAGCTGCGAGAAGGGGGAGAAAGCCTCGTGCGGATGCCTGGGTCAGCACGGCGCGTCGTGTGTGTGCCTCTCCAACGAGTGAGCTTCATCATCGCCGGCTGCCTGTTGCTCGTGCCTGCGTAGCTTCTCCGGATCGCGGAAGGGCGCCTCGACCGGCAGGCAGGACAGCGGGGAGATTGCGGCAGGCGGTGCGTACCACGCCGGGCATGGAACGAACGTGGCCGCTGCCGATGCTCCTCTTCGTGGTTGCGTGCTCCTCGGGTGGCAGCTCGGGGAGCGCGGCGGGCGGGGCGGCAGGCAACGCGGCCTCTGGCGGACTGGGCGGCACCAGTGGCGGCGGCGCGGGGGGCAGCGCGGCAACCGCCGGCACGACGGGCAGCGGGGGCAGCTCGGGAACCGCCGGCACGGCGGGCAGCGGTGGGAGCGCGGGCGCAGCCGGCGGCGGCGGGAGCGCGGGAACCGGCAGCGGTGGCAGCGCGGGCGCAGCCGGCAGCGGGGGCAGCGCGGGAGCAGCCGGCAGCGGCGGTAGCGCGGGAACCGGCGCCGGGGGCGCAGCCGGCAGCGGCGGGACCGGAGGAACGAGCACGTACTGCAAGCCAGAGTTGCCGACCACCATCACACCCGGCGCTCCGTTTGCGTTCATTCGTCCGATCTCCACCGGCTACTTCGACTCGATGATCGAATCCGTCCGCGAGATCCCGCAGCAGTTCGCCGAGGCGGCGGTCAGCGTCAGTCACTGCGCCGTGCTCAGCGCCACGGAATCGACGACGGCGCACGCTCGGGTGGCGTTCGCGTCCAACGGGAACGCTTCGCTGACCGACAAGTGGGACGGCAGTCGCGTTCTCGGAACGCAAGGATCCGGCGTGCTCGCCTTCGACCCGAACACGCTTGACGTCTCGCTGTACGCGACTCAGGACCTCGGCGTTGCGCCCGTCTTCACCAAGAATCTGAACACCGCGGGTCCCAAAGCCATCAAGCAGGGCGGCTTTTTGGCGGCGCTCTGGAACGGCTATTCCGCCAACCCGTTCGTTTGGGGCAGCATCAGCATGAGTGCGCAGGACAAGAATGGCTACTTGGCCCGTGTCTCCGCGAGCGGAGCCGTGCAGTGGGCGCACCAGATCACGGGCGGGTCGGGGTTCGTTCTGACGGTCGACGACCTCGGCGCGAGCTTGGTGCAGGTCACTCGTTCCGGCGGTGTCCCCACCCCGCCATCCGTCACGATGAACGGAACGGAGTTGATCCCGGCAGGCGCGGACGCCTTGAACTGCACGCTGGCCCAGGTCAGCTCCTCCGGCAGCGTCAACTGGGTGAAACGCGTCAAGTCGTGCAGCTCCGACAGCATCCGCTGGGCCCTGTCACCCAACACCCAAGAGCTTTACATGACCTCGATAGCCAACATCGACTGGGGCGGCGGACCTTTTTCGCAAAGCCAAGTCGAGCACGTGCTGACGAAGTTCGACACCTCCGGCAAGGTCGCCTGGCAGAAGTCCGAGGTGACGTTCTCGAACACGATCTTGCCCGCCGGATA
The genomic region above belongs to Myxococcales bacterium and contains:
- a CDS encoding glycosyl hydrolase, which produces MRRFTYLGLGLTLAALALLGTASCADDAAEQKPAFGGAGGGGGSGGTNTTGGSGGSGGSGGSTSNILCKAEFHFKPEAGVAVTSVEVAGQWTGFDQTKATKLSGPDASGAFTGSVALAPGLWGYKLILNGKDWVLDAGQGYRKYVDGTENSAVRVRDCSLPSAKVETSTTTRPSAGAGTYAAKLAFIEGLSAKPLDVASVKATLRHHGVSDDVKKQVSAAGANLSVSLSGLTDGKYSLSLQFADTAGKLSEPLRLVFWIEAERFEWSDALIYMIMTDRFKNGDKTNDAPKTSGVQDPRGDFQGGDLEGVRQKIADGTLDKLGVRALWLTPFQQNPAGAYLASDNYHMVTGYHGYWPIKAREVDARIGGKKALEAMVQEAHNHGIRVLMDYVANHVHQDHEYYQQHPDWFRTGCVCGTTDCDWTAKRLECLFTPYLPDVNWTVPEAAEQFVGDAIWWLDELDLDGLRVDAVKHVEDLAIRNLSTRIKEEMEPGGTPYFLMGETAMGWSDCGIDCNIGQYGTISQYIGPYALDGQFDFVLYHGVPYRVFAYDEKGFLHANYWVEQSQIQYPAGSVMTPFIGSHDSSRFVTLATYRGQPGYDKGIPGNQWNDVAGPPPDAEPYARHALALSWLLGLPGAPLLYYGDEYGEWGGADPGNRTFWRGDGTLSANESGVLDRVRKLGTARKELVALRRGAYRSLYATETVLAYARETKDGKVAIVALSRDANPTTTEVSLPLTLPLSNGTLLTDRLGGASVTVNAGKLSISLPGRGAALLAP
- a CDS encoding carbohydrate porin → MKHGVCISVVVFGVLGLSRPLAAQPGAVPPDPNPPPGVGPAPSEPQEPLPEPDELPKPKPAAEPAPPEDEDNHPIPKGKVPVMMGPVSASAPKLTYPRSSFSFGSYGRVVVASDGRGGEGRNADVVAYGSRIDESTYAELELRRDDDWKKELSSRIVTTLAIGGPLFHYDGKFEAKLAVRNLYLEERGIGDKGLSVWAGSRMYRGDDIYLLDFWPLDNLNTVGGGVRFDTRDGKSFVAWHVGMNRADDPFQYQVEKRAAPQNQPGTNDVAILDRPRLISSLKASHIVPMFDDKGGLKAVLYGEVHRLPSGEREDQPGRLKSVPGDSGTLIGGQVGLFTGEHDTFVNLFFRHGRGLAAYGELATPEGTSPERTVEGATETLIGLSGNWESNPFAVVVGGYFRSFREPTPETFNYHNVDEGIFVVRPHVFLGDNAGVAVEGSYQAQQRGVLNIATNAPVHAKLWRFGIIPYLSPAGAGVFKRPVLRAIIAFTQRNDDARSLYSYDDTFARRKTEQFFGIGAEWWFNSSSYGQ
- a CDS encoding alpha-amylase encodes the protein MQKHTNLTSVLALVCALGSAGCMDFEGLDGERPMTTHVADWRNEIVYQLMTDRFANGDYANDYRVVENAPARYHGGDWRGVEEKLDYLDDLGVTALWISPIVKNVETDAGVDGYHGYWTQDFTRLNPHFGDLLSLRRMIDKAHDRGMKVILDIVVNHVGQAFYYDINLNGQPDERVAGTGPLIAPKRGDGTPTSPVSHINEYDPDYDPRGVQAWTSLGEAGPAPIVFVYDPETNHLPPEPAIFQEPRAYHRKCRVWDYNVPEQVQTGDFPGGLKDLNTEDPEVRQTLIDVFVRWVELTDLDGFRIDTLKHVDHEFWKVFAPQVRQRLAAKGKNNFFMFGESFDGDDKLVGSYTFGDEVDSVFYFPQYYTAIRDVFQQGAATKQIEDLWKKRLDAGGSYGSVPQPGGIGVPPNKALVNFLDNHDVGRFLFFKNDTAALNNALLFLFTEDGIPCVYYGTEQGFSGGNDPANREDLWWSGYNRQSSQYQWVQRLARIRRSYPALTHGDLKVTWASDRTGSESDAGIFSFERSGGDAGNGYALVVLNTNPSHESSSGFNGAGMQVGVPAGTQLVNVLDPNENVTVAGDGTLTVVVPATSGKLFVRAGEVVAGL